A single window of Vibrio sp. HB236076 DNA harbors:
- the dusB gene encoding tRNA dihydrouridine synthase DusB, with amino-acid sequence MKIGNYQLNNNLIVAPMAGVTDRPFRELCLRYGAGMAVSEMMSSNPKVWQTAKSKQRMVHKGESGVRSVQIAGSDPALMADAAQFSVENGAQIIDINMGCPAKKVNKKLAGSALLQFPDLVEEILTTVVNAVSVPVTLKTRTGWDLEHKNCVQIAKMAQDCGIQALALHGRTKACMYKGEAEYDSIKAVKQAITIPVIANGDIDSPEKAKFVLEYTEADALMIGRPAQGRPWIFEEIQYYLENGSMLPERPLAEVKGIMLGHVHALHEFYGEFLGPRIARKHVGWYLKEHEQAGAFRRTFNALDNAQQQLEALEGYFDNVAS; translated from the coding sequence TTGAAAATCGGAAACTATCAACTGAACAACAACTTGATCGTCGCGCCAATGGCGGGTGTGACCGACAGGCCGTTCAGAGAGCTGTGCTTGCGCTATGGGGCAGGAATGGCAGTTAGCGAAATGATGTCGTCTAATCCAAAAGTTTGGCAGACGGCGAAATCAAAGCAGCGCATGGTTCACAAAGGTGAATCCGGCGTTCGTTCGGTGCAAATTGCAGGATCGGATCCTGCGCTTATGGCCGATGCTGCGCAGTTTAGTGTCGAGAATGGCGCTCAGATTATTGATATCAATATGGGTTGCCCCGCAAAAAAAGTGAATAAAAAACTGGCCGGGTCTGCATTGCTTCAGTTCCCTGATCTCGTTGAAGAGATCTTAACAACAGTGGTGAATGCTGTATCAGTGCCTGTCACACTGAAAACCCGTACAGGTTGGGATTTAGAGCACAAGAATTGCGTTCAAATTGCCAAAATGGCCCAAGACTGCGGCATACAAGCTTTGGCTCTCCACGGACGAACGAAAGCCTGTATGTACAAAGGCGAAGCCGAATACGACAGCATTAAAGCCGTCAAACAAGCCATTACCATTCCAGTTATCGCTAATGGTGATATCGATAGCCCGGAAAAGGCGAAGTTTGTCTTAGAGTACACTGAGGCTGACGCTTTAATGATTGGTCGTCCTGCACAAGGTCGGCCGTGGATTTTCGAGGAAATCCAATATTATTTGGAAAACGGCAGCATGCTACCCGAACGCCCTCTCGCCGAGGTCAAGGGAATCATGCTTGGTCATGTTCACGCTCTCCACGAGTTTTACGGTGAGTTTTTAGGTCCGCGAATTGCGAGAAAGCACGTTGGTTGGTACCTGAAAGAACACGAGCAAGCTGGTGCTTTCCGCCGTACCTTTAATGCCCTTGATAACGCCCAACAGCAACTCGAGGCATTAGAAGGTTATTTTGATAACGTTGCATCATAA
- the fis gene encoding DNA-binding transcriptional regulator Fis, with the protein MFEQNLTSEALTVTTVTSQDQITQKPLRDSVKASLKNYLAQLNGQEVTELYELVLAEVEQPLLDTIMQYTRGNQTRAATMMGINRGTLRKKLKKYGMN; encoded by the coding sequence ATGTTCGAACAAAATCTGACTTCAGAAGCATTAACAGTAACAACCGTAACCTCTCAAGATCAAATCACTCAAAAACCATTGCGTGATTCTGTTAAAGCATCTCTTAAAAACTACTTGGCTCAATTAAACGGCCAAGAAGTGACTGAACTTTATGAACTAGTGCTTGCTGAAGTTGAACAGCCTCTATTAGACACTATCATGCAGTACACTCGCGGTAACCAAACTCGCGCAGCGACCATGATGGGCATCAACCGCGGTACTCTTCGCAAAAAACTTAAAAAATACGGCATGAACTAA
- a CDS encoding DUF1481 domain-containing protein: MTFRPFAYTALAVLLSACSNQAGIDVANIESKSGGEITQSQRAWYWADVVDQQPLSAYDHVKLSNQTSYHSEYHWQDGVLSEVVRQGSRIEAKGRERQSFRTHLRFDSQGQAVYQQDKVDQQVFPLTPDAIADIKQQANHVITTLLNSKSSRHLIQGFWDGKQFLSCHRRFHYALDSDSKATLANKATPTYVAGLGYTTSQQVALKQILDIDAQRDTCLEPQVLLEK, from the coding sequence ATGACCTTTCGTCCTTTCGCATATACTGCACTCGCCGTATTGTTATCTGCTTGTTCCAATCAGGCAGGGATTGATGTCGCCAATATCGAATCTAAATCGGGGGGGGAAATCACCCAATCTCAGCGTGCTTGGTATTGGGCAGATGTTGTCGACCAGCAACCTCTTAGCGCCTATGATCATGTAAAACTGAGTAATCAGACCAGCTATCACAGCGAATACCACTGGCAAGATGGCGTATTAAGTGAAGTGGTTCGCCAAGGGAGTCGAATCGAAGCCAAGGGCCGTGAGCGTCAATCATTTCGCACTCATTTGCGCTTTGACTCACAAGGGCAAGCGGTGTATCAGCAAGATAAAGTTGACCAGCAAGTTTTTCCATTAACACCGGATGCGATTGCAGATATTAAGCAGCAAGCCAATCATGTCATTACCACCCTGCTCAATAGTAAGTCGTCACGGCATTTGATTCAGGGGTTTTGGGACGGTAAACAGTTTCTTTCCTGTCATCGACGCTTTCACTATGCATTAGACAGTGATAGCAAAGCGACATTAGCGAATAAAGCCACGCCAACGTATGTCGCAGGCCTAGGCTATACCACCAGTCAGCAAGTGGCTTTAAAGCAAATTCTGGATATTGATGCCCAGCGAGACACCTGTTTAGAGCCTCAGGTGTTGTTAGAAAAGTAA
- a CDS encoding ATP-binding protein, whose translation MNEAIPASTKTPKSAPIGSYLFALLLLLTIAAVFISEKNIHRDVMESVEQDLNNSVNVAAQVFNREIESYEQMARLILDTPPIKGLIDTQNEKNTTLYSNSYQYWKDSMEAIFTAFMMRNPSIDQLRIISSQNERGMEIVRVERQSGTLNVVSDDRLQNKADSSYVKTINQLNPGEIYISDIELNREFGRIQIPFNPTIRIGIPIFNSQTNQRFGLLIININAKDIISQTLDTYPKNVGFFITNQLNQVIYHPDDQYKYQNDLRPDSDINAIYQPLSTTVGTGIALYLDNDNQQIYQTVKKTVFNQNSAEQQRTFYLHSFVDDGVISRLTNERRQDIYLILGVCFAIFFSLLILLQRMMTNQLLLSKTRSEHEAVVNGSSDAIIGVNKDFVVTIWNESAYRFFGRHKSETLGEPIDSLTLFNCGSIHSYLHSVLAQQPVEHVELDATSSFGSTFPTKVTFSPITQESGQITGVTLIISDITQQRQAQQEIEQVTQNLEETVKVRTRELAIAHKEALKASQVKSAFISNISHEMRTPLNGIMGTINLIQQDPLSASQRRFLSMMETSSESLYNLINDVLDLSKIEAGKLELIEDNFNTINILEGLVLSLSVKAQQKELEVNIDFSGIEHLLIYGDNHRLKQVIINVFSNAVKFTHSGRIDVYFRTKSLPSGHIRFECEIQDTGIGIAKQSQEHLFEAFSQEHSRTSTRYGGSGLGLSICKQLCKIMDGDITLNSEKGVGSTFSFFTLFSYPTQGNLCVTPSLAKYQAIIFSDDSIQAQTVSNTFRFFSASADVIAVDDYANCEPRQPQIIVLDQGFHNFDNVLDLYQQQRDASPFEIQLLILAQFQDKSFANIHGAKVLSKPLMMSELINAIDNQDPNLGWLMNTHNASVIPEDTPVPLHSGLSVLAVDDNDINNEVSSSLLETMNVNALLATNGREAIEKLKTAQNDNCPVHIILMDCQMPEIDGYSATRLIRNGEAGEKYRHIPIIAMTASAMSGEKERCLDAGMNDYITKPIHPQTLYNKLTQWQNEGLLISPPLTLLPNNVASKPETQEAKPARHSPNMHNTPIWNKENALERMLNNEALLNKIASMFLNTAEQKMLSLSQTLEEGNKEAIRKQSHAIKGLAADLGAERLTNKLAEMETRAQFNTENEFESLYQDIIQEYKLLKQALHEHLQSAA comes from the coding sequence ATGAATGAGGCCATACCTGCATCAACAAAAACACCAAAGTCAGCGCCAATAGGCTCCTACTTGTTTGCTTTGCTATTACTGCTCACCATTGCCGCGGTTTTTATCAGTGAGAAAAACATTCATCGCGATGTCATGGAGAGTGTCGAACAAGACCTAAACAACAGCGTCAATGTTGCCGCACAAGTGTTCAATCGCGAAATAGAAAGTTATGAACAAATGGCGCGCCTTATTTTAGATACCCCGCCAATTAAAGGCTTAATCGACACTCAGAACGAGAAAAACACGACGCTTTACAGTAACAGCTATCAGTACTGGAAAGACAGTATGGAAGCTATTTTCACTGCTTTTATGATGCGCAACCCCAGTATTGATCAATTGAGAATCATCAGTAGCCAAAATGAAAGGGGCATGGAAATCGTTCGCGTTGAACGCCAGTCCGGTACCCTTAATGTCGTCAGCGATGATAGATTACAAAACAAAGCGGACAGCAGTTACGTTAAAACCATCAATCAACTGAATCCCGGTGAAATTTATATTTCAGATATTGAACTCAATCGCGAGTTTGGACGGATTCAAATCCCGTTTAATCCCACCATTCGCATTGGCATCCCCATTTTTAACTCTCAGACGAATCAAAGGTTTGGCTTATTAATTATCAACATCAACGCAAAAGACATCATCAGCCAAACGCTCGATACTTACCCGAAAAATGTCGGCTTTTTCATTACCAACCAACTTAACCAGGTGATTTACCACCCTGATGATCAGTACAAGTACCAAAATGACTTACGGCCAGACAGCGATATTAATGCGATTTATCAACCTCTAAGCACGACTGTCGGCACAGGTATTGCGCTGTATCTCGATAACGATAATCAACAAATTTATCAAACTGTGAAGAAAACCGTTTTCAATCAAAACAGCGCTGAGCAACAACGTACTTTTTACTTGCACAGCTTTGTCGATGACGGTGTGATAAGTAGGTTAACCAACGAGCGGCGACAAGACATATATCTTATCCTCGGGGTTTGCTTTGCGATTTTTTTCTCGTTGCTGATCTTGTTGCAACGCATGATGACTAATCAATTATTACTGAGTAAAACTCGTTCAGAGCACGAGGCAGTGGTCAATGGCTCATCAGATGCCATTATTGGCGTCAACAAGGACTTTGTGGTCACCATATGGAATGAATCGGCTTATCGTTTTTTTGGTCGTCACAAATCGGAAACCCTTGGCGAACCTATCGACTCATTAACCTTGTTTAATTGCGGCTCTATTCATTCCTATTTGCACTCAGTATTAGCTCAGCAACCGGTCGAACATGTTGAACTGGATGCCACCTCATCCTTTGGCAGCACCTTCCCGACCAAGGTGACTTTTTCACCTATAACACAAGAATCTGGTCAAATTACCGGGGTGACCTTGATCATTTCCGACATTACACAACAGCGGCAAGCTCAGCAAGAAATCGAACAAGTAACACAAAACCTCGAAGAAACCGTCAAAGTACGAACCCGTGAATTAGCCATAGCTCACAAAGAAGCTCTGAAAGCCAGTCAAGTGAAAAGCGCCTTTATTTCCAATATTAGCCATGAAATGCGCACACCGCTCAACGGCATTATGGGGACAATTAACCTCATCCAACAAGATCCTTTGAGCGCTTCTCAACGGCGTTTTTTAAGTATGATGGAGACCAGTTCTGAATCCCTGTACAACCTGATCAACGACGTGCTCGACTTGTCGAAAATAGAAGCCGGCAAACTGGAATTAATTGAAGATAACTTTAATACTATTAATATCTTGGAAGGGTTAGTACTGTCATTATCGGTCAAAGCGCAGCAAAAAGAACTGGAGGTCAATATTGACTTTTCGGGTATCGAACACTTGCTTATTTATGGTGATAATCACCGCTTGAAACAAGTGATCATCAATGTGTTTAGCAATGCGGTTAAATTTACCCACTCCGGCCGAATCGATGTGTATTTTCGGACCAAAAGTTTACCTTCAGGCCATATTCGCTTTGAGTGTGAAATTCAAGACACGGGGATTGGTATCGCTAAGCAAAGCCAAGAACACTTGTTTGAAGCCTTCTCACAAGAGCACAGCCGTACTTCAACTCGCTATGGTGGCAGTGGTTTAGGGCTATCGATTTGCAAGCAGCTGTGTAAGATTATGGATGGCGATATCACGCTTAATTCAGAAAAAGGGGTTGGCAGTACGTTCTCATTTTTCACTTTGTTCTCTTATCCAACACAAGGCAACCTCTGTGTCACACCGAGCCTTGCAAAATATCAAGCCATCATTTTTAGCGATGACTCAATCCAAGCGCAAACCGTTAGTAATACTTTTCGCTTTTTCTCTGCGAGCGCCGATGTGATAGCAGTGGATGACTACGCCAATTGCGAACCGCGACAGCCACAGATTATTGTGCTCGACCAAGGTTTTCACAACTTTGATAACGTGCTTGACCTTTACCAGCAACAACGCGACGCATCACCATTTGAAATACAATTGCTCATTCTCGCTCAATTCCAAGACAAGAGTTTTGCCAATATTCACGGTGCTAAGGTGCTCAGTAAGCCATTAATGATGTCGGAGCTTATCAATGCGATCGACAATCAAGATCCTAATCTGGGCTGGTTGATGAACACCCACAATGCCTCTGTTATACCTGAAGACACCCCTGTGCCCTTGCATTCAGGGCTATCTGTGCTTGCGGTTGACGATAACGACATCAACAATGAAGTGTCTTCATCGCTGCTCGAAACGATGAATGTCAACGCACTACTTGCCACCAATGGCCGCGAAGCAATAGAGAAACTTAAAACTGCCCAAAATGATAACTGCCCGGTGCACATTATTTTAATGGACTGCCAAATGCCAGAAATTGACGGTTACAGTGCGACTCGACTTATCAGAAATGGGGAAGCCGGAGAAAAATACCGCCATATTCCCATCATTGCCATGACGGCCAGTGCGATGTCAGGTGAGAAAGAGCGCTGCCTTGATGCCGGTATGAATGACTACATTACCAAACCCATCCACCCACAAACCTTGTATAACAAATTAACTCAATGGCAAAATGAAGGGTTGTTAATCTCACCGCCATTAACCCTCTTACCCAATAACGTAGCAAGCAAGCCTGAAACTCAAGAGGCGAAACCGGCCCGCCACAGCCCAAACATGCACAATACCCCGATATGGAATAAAGAAAACGCATTAGAAAGAATGCTGAACAACGAAGCGTTACTCAATAAAATTGCCAGTATGTTTTTAAATACCGCCGAGCAAAAAATGTTGTCTCTTTCTCAAACATTAGAAGAGGGCAACAAAGAAGCCATACGCAAGCAAAGCCACGCCATTAAAGGGCTCGCCGCAGATTTAGGCGCAGAGCGCCTAACCAATAAGCTGGCAGAAATGGAAACACGCGCTCAATTTAATACCGAGAACGAATTTGAGTCGCTTTATCAAGATATTATTCAAGAGTACAAACTGTTAAAACAAGCCTTGCACGAACATTTACAAAGCGCCGCTTAA
- a CDS encoding diguanylate cyclase, giving the protein MMLSGILQQMDYFRSQARILVCDDEPINAEVIKGVLEGIFKVDVVYSGEEVLEYCEKFTPDLIILDILMHGQNGMDTCQQLKKDPSLRHIPVIFVTSLNSGFDEIRCWDVGCVDFISKPINAPTLINRVRTHVDHKLKTDELTRLTCVDNLTSCYNRHYLSDLMPRLIRQARRDKHPLSVAMIDIDWFKRYNDTYGHLKGDQCLTQIANLLKDSLYRPTDTLIRFGGEEFLALLPSTSLISAEIICQRMLERVASTAIDHQSSPLKHITLSIGACTITPESEVKMESLIQLADERLYQAKQAGRNQLSLLECRSSIRC; this is encoded by the coding sequence ATGATGCTGTCAGGTATTTTACAACAAATGGATTATTTCCGCTCTCAAGCACGGATCTTAGTTTGTGATGACGAGCCGATAAATGCTGAAGTGATCAAAGGCGTACTCGAAGGCATCTTTAAAGTCGATGTGGTTTATTCCGGTGAAGAGGTGCTCGAATACTGTGAAAAGTTCACCCCAGATTTGATCATTCTCGATATCCTGATGCATGGCCAAAATGGCATGGATACCTGCCAACAACTCAAAAAAGACCCTAGCTTACGTCACATTCCGGTCATTTTTGTCACTTCACTGAACAGTGGGTTTGACGAAATTCGTTGCTGGGATGTCGGTTGTGTCGATTTCATCAGCAAGCCCATCAATGCGCCGACATTGATCAATCGCGTCCGTACTCATGTCGATCACAAACTCAAAACCGATGAGCTTACCCGCTTGACCTGTGTCGACAATTTAACCTCGTGCTATAACCGTCATTACTTATCTGATTTAATGCCAAGATTGATCCGCCAAGCGCGAAGAGACAAACACCCTTTGAGTGTGGCCATGATCGATATCGACTGGTTTAAACGCTACAACGATACTTATGGTCACCTAAAAGGAGACCAATGTTTAACTCAGATCGCGAACTTACTCAAAGACAGCCTCTATCGACCAACGGATACTTTAATTCGCTTTGGCGGTGAAGAGTTCCTCGCTCTTTTACCGAGTACCTCACTGATCAGCGCAGAAATCATATGCCAAAGAATGCTAGAAAGAGTGGCCAGTACAGCCATTGATCATCAAAGCTCTCCTTTAAAGCACATTACCCTTAGTATCGGCGCTTGTACGATAACCCCTGAAAGCGAAGTCAAAATGGAATCTTTAATCCAACTCGCTGATGAGAGACTCTACCAGGCGAAACAAGCGGGAAGAAACCAGCTTTCTCTGCTGGAATGTCGCTCATCGATCCGGTGTTAG
- the hupA gene encoding nucleoid-associated protein HU-alpha, with product MNKTQLIDFIAEKADLSKAQAKAALEATLEGVTETLKEGDQVQLIGFGTFKVNHRAARTGRNPKTGDEIQIAAANVPAFVAGKALKESVN from the coding sequence ATGAACAAGACCCAATTAATCGACTTTATCGCTGAAAAAGCAGATCTTTCAAAAGCACAAGCAAAAGCCGCTCTTGAAGCGACTCTTGAAGGCGTGACAGAAACGCTTAAAGAAGGCGACCAGGTACAGCTAATTGGTTTTGGTACATTTAAAGTCAATCACCGTGCAGCACGTACAGGCCGTAACCCTAAAACGGGTGATGAGATCCAAATTGCAGCCGCTAACGTACCTGCGTTCGTTGCTGGTAAAGCACTAAAAGAATCTGTTAACTAA
- the prmA gene encoding 50S ribosomal protein L11 methyltransferase produces MPWIQIKLNATNENAEPIGDMLMELTGALSVTFLDAHDTPVFEPLPGETRLWGDTDILALYDADTDTKWVVEQIKSSQLLAADFAYKVEQLEDKDWEREWMDNFHPMKFGQRLWVCPSWRDIPEPDAINVMLDPGLAFGTGTHPTTALCLEWLEGLDLQGKTVIDFGCGSGILAIAAIKLGAEKVIGIDIDPQALQASHDNAQRNGVADKLDVYLPQNQPEGLIADVVVANILAGPLRELSTVITSLVKPQGQLAMSGVLDTQAQDVARYYQADFSLDEIKEQSEWCRISGQKTSS; encoded by the coding sequence ATGCCTTGGATTCAAATCAAACTCAACGCCACAAACGAAAACGCCGAACCGATTGGCGATATGCTAATGGAACTGACCGGCGCTTTGTCCGTCACCTTCCTCGATGCCCATGACACCCCGGTGTTTGAACCACTACCCGGAGAGACTCGTCTGTGGGGCGATACCGATATCTTAGCGCTTTACGATGCCGATACCGACACTAAGTGGGTGGTTGAACAAATTAAAAGCAGCCAACTACTGGCAGCCGATTTTGCTTATAAAGTCGAGCAACTCGAAGATAAAGACTGGGAACGCGAGTGGATGGATAATTTCCACCCAATGAAGTTTGGTCAGCGTTTATGGGTGTGCCCAAGTTGGCGTGATATCCCTGAACCCGATGCGATTAACGTCATGCTCGACCCAGGGCTCGCGTTTGGAACAGGTACACACCCCACCACCGCTTTGTGTTTAGAATGGTTAGAAGGCTTGGATCTACAAGGCAAGACCGTCATCGATTTTGGCTGTGGCTCCGGCATCTTAGCCATTGCCGCCATCAAGCTTGGCGCCGAGAAAGTCATCGGTATCGATATTGACCCACAAGCACTGCAAGCGTCTCACGACAACGCACAGCGCAACGGTGTTGCCGACAAGCTCGACGTGTACTTGCCTCAAAACCAACCTGAAGGCTTAATCGCTGACGTCGTCGTCGCCAACATTCTCGCTGGTCCTTTGCGCGAGCTTTCCACGGTGATCACCAGCTTGGTCAAACCTCAGGGACAACTGGCCATGTCCGGCGTACTCGACACACAAGCTCAAGATGTCGCGCGTTACTATCAAGCGGATTTTTCACTTGATGAGATTAAAGAGCAGAGTGAATGGTGCCGCATTTCAGGCCAAAAGACATCGTCATAA
- the purH gene encoding bifunctional phosphoribosylaminoimidazolecarboxamide formyltransferase/IMP cyclohydrolase, producing the protein MNNPRPISRALISVSDKTGIVEFAQALAARGIDILSTGGTAKLLAEKGLDVTEVSDYTGFPEMMDGRVKTLHPKIHGGVLGRRGQDDDIMSQHDIKPIDMVVVNLYPFAQTVANPNCSLEDAVENIDIGGPTMVRSAAKNHKDVTIVVNANDYDRVIAELDQNQNSLTYQTRFDLAIAAFEHTAAYDGMIANYFGTMVPSYGDNKEGDEDSHFPRTFNQQFIKKQDMRYGENSHQSAAFYTEANPQEASVATARQIQGKALSYNNIADTDAALECVKEFDQPACVIVKHANPCGVALGEDLLQAYNRAYQTDPTSAFGGIIAFNRPLDAATAQAIVERQFVEVIIAPSVSQDAIDVVAAKKNVRLLECGQWQSKTSEYDLKRVNGGLLVQQRDQGMVNLEEVKVVSKRQPTEDELRDALFCWKVAKYVKSNAIVYAKGDMTIGVGAGQMSRVYSAKIAGIKAADEGLEVAGSVMASDAFFPFRDGIDAAAQAGIKCVIQPGGSMRDDEVIAAADEHDMAMIFTGMRHFRH; encoded by the coding sequence ATGAATAACCCTCGTCCCATTTCTCGCGCGCTTATCAGCGTATCAGACAAAACTGGCATCGTGGAGTTTGCCCAAGCGCTCGCAGCGCGTGGCATTGACATTCTCTCCACCGGAGGCACCGCTAAGCTCTTGGCAGAGAAAGGCTTAGATGTCACCGAAGTGTCTGACTATACTGGATTCCCAGAAATGATGGATGGCCGTGTAAAAACACTGCATCCTAAAATTCATGGCGGTGTTTTAGGACGCCGTGGCCAAGACGATGACATCATGAGCCAACACGATATCAAACCTATCGATATGGTAGTGGTTAACCTTTACCCTTTTGCGCAAACTGTTGCCAACCCAAACTGCAGCCTGGAAGATGCGGTTGAAAATATTGATATTGGCGGACCGACCATGGTGCGTTCTGCGGCGAAAAACCACAAAGATGTGACCATTGTTGTCAATGCCAATGATTACGACCGCGTTATCGCTGAGTTAGACCAAAATCAAAACTCTCTGACTTATCAAACCCGCTTCGACCTCGCTATCGCTGCCTTTGAGCATACTGCAGCCTACGACGGTATGATTGCCAATTACTTCGGCACCATGGTCCCTTCATACGGTGACAACAAAGAAGGCGATGAAGACTCTCACTTCCCTCGTACCTTCAATCAACAATTCATTAAAAAACAAGACATGCGCTACGGCGAGAACAGCCACCAATCGGCCGCATTCTACACCGAAGCCAACCCACAAGAGGCCTCTGTAGCGACAGCGCGTCAGATTCAAGGCAAGGCACTGTCTTATAACAACATCGCCGATACCGATGCCGCCCTTGAGTGTGTAAAAGAGTTTGACCAACCAGCTTGTGTGATCGTCAAACACGCGAACCCTTGTGGTGTTGCCCTTGGTGAAGATTTGCTTCAAGCCTACAACCGCGCTTACCAAACCGACCCAACGTCAGCCTTTGGTGGCATTATCGCGTTCAACCGCCCCTTAGATGCCGCCACCGCACAAGCGATCGTAGAGCGTCAGTTCGTCGAAGTCATCATTGCACCAAGCGTCAGCCAAGACGCCATTGATGTGGTTGCGGCCAAGAAGAATGTTCGCCTGTTAGAGTGTGGCCAGTGGCAAAGCAAAACCTCAGAATACGATCTCAAGCGCGTTAACGGCGGCCTGCTGGTTCAACAGCGCGATCAAGGCATGGTTAACCTAGAAGAGGTTAAGGTGGTTTCGAAGCGCCAACCGACCGAAGATGAGTTGCGCGATGCCTTATTTTGCTGGAAAGTGGCAAAATACGTTAAATCGAATGCCATTGTTTATGCAAAAGGCGATATGACCATAGGTGTCGGTGCCGGCCAAATGAGCCGTGTTTATTCAGCCAAAATTGCTGGTATTAAAGCCGCAGATGAAGGCCTTGAAGTCGCGGGTAGCGTGATGGCGTCTGATGCTTTCTTCCCGTTTCGCGATGGCATTGATGCCGCCGCTCAAGCGGGTATCAAATGCGTTATCCAACCAGGTGGCTCTATGCGTGACGACGAAGTCATTGCGGCAGCCGACGAGCATGACATGGCAATGATCTTCACCGGTATGCGTCACTTCCGTCACTAA
- the purD gene encoding phosphoribosylamine--glycine ligase codes for MNVLIIGGGGREHALAWKAAQNPTVDTVFVAPGNAGTTLENKLKNIPLEVENITGLVEFAKNNAVELTIVGPEVPLVLGVVDAFQAEGLAIFGPTKGAAQLEGSKAFTKDFLARHQIPTAAYANFTEIDPAIAYVRQQGAPIVIKADGLAAGKGVIVAMTLEEAEDAIKDMLAGNAFGEAGSRVVIEEFLTGEEASFIVMVDGKNVLPMATSQDHKRVGEQDTGPNTGGMGAYSPAPVVTDEIHQRIMQEVIYPTVEGMAKEGHPYTGFLYAGLMIDQDGTPKVIEYNCRFGDPETQPIMMRMQSDLVELCLQALDGQLDQAESRWSEEAAIGIVLAAGGYPGSYNKGDVIQGLVPPAQEQEGQKVFHAGTKDADGDVVTNGGRVLCVTALGSDVRSAQQKAYQYAQTINWDGMFFRRDIGYRAIEREEQQ; via the coding sequence ATGAATGTACTGATCATTGGCGGCGGTGGCCGTGAACACGCACTGGCGTGGAAAGCCGCACAAAACCCAACTGTCGACACCGTTTTTGTTGCCCCAGGTAATGCCGGCACCACGTTAGAAAACAAACTCAAAAATATCCCGCTTGAGGTGGAAAACATCACAGGTTTGGTTGAATTTGCCAAAAACAACGCTGTTGAGCTCACCATTGTTGGCCCAGAAGTGCCTTTGGTATTGGGTGTTGTCGATGCATTTCAAGCCGAGGGACTTGCGATCTTTGGCCCGACCAAAGGCGCAGCACAGCTAGAAGGTTCGAAAGCCTTCACCAAAGACTTCCTCGCTCGTCATCAAATCCCGACGGCAGCGTACGCCAACTTTACTGAAATCGATCCTGCGATCGCTTACGTTCGTCAGCAAGGCGCGCCGATTGTCATCAAAGCCGACGGTCTGGCGGCAGGTAAAGGCGTTATCGTTGCCATGACGCTTGAAGAAGCCGAAGACGCCATCAAAGACATGCTCGCAGGAAACGCGTTTGGTGAAGCGGGCAGTCGTGTGGTCATCGAAGAGTTTTTAACCGGTGAAGAGGCCAGCTTTATTGTAATGGTCGATGGCAAAAATGTTCTGCCAATGGCAACCAGCCAAGATCACAAACGCGTTGGCGAGCAAGACACTGGCCCAAATACCGGCGGTATGGGGGCTTACTCTCCAGCGCCGGTCGTGACCGATGAGATCCACCAGCGCATTATGCAAGAAGTCATTTACCCTACCGTAGAAGGCATGGCCAAAGAAGGTCACCCTTACACTGGCTTCCTCTACGCGGGATTGATGATTGATCAAGACGGCACACCTAAAGTCATCGAATACAACTGCCGCTTTGGCGACCCAGAAACGCAGCCAATCATGATGAGAATGCAATCTGATTTGGTCGAGCTGTGCCTGCAGGCCCTCGATGGACAATTAGACCAAGCGGAATCGCGCTGGAGTGAAGAAGCGGCCATTGGCATTGTACTCGCCGCAGGTGGCTACCCTGGCAGCTACAACAAAGGCGATGTCATTCAGGGCTTGGTCCCACCAGCACAAGAGCAAGAAGGTCAAAAAGTCTTTCACGCGGGTACTAAAGACGCAGACGGCGACGTGGTCACCAATGGCGGGCGCGTTCTCTGTGTGACGGCATTGGGTAGCGATGTTCGCTCTGCGCAACAAAAAGCCTATCAATACGCTCAAACGATTAACTGGGATGGCATGTTCTTCCGCCGTGATATCGGCTATCGTGCCATTGAGCGAGAAGAGCAACAATAA